One stretch of Punica granatum isolate Tunisia-2019 chromosome 5, ASM765513v2, whole genome shotgun sequence DNA includes these proteins:
- the LOC116209442 gene encoding probable galactinol--sucrose galactosyltransferase 2 yields MTVTPKISINDGNLVVHGKTILTGVPDNIVLTPGSGVGLVTGAFIGATASHSKSLHVFPVGILEDLQFMCCFRFKLWWMTQRMGTCGKDIPLETQFMLVESKNGDEGGEVDDSPTIYTVFLPLLEGPFRAVLQGNEKNELEICLESGDTAVETNQGLHLVYMHAGTNPFEVINQAVKAVEKHMQTFTHREKKKLPSFLDWFGWCTWDAFYTDVTAEGVDEGLNSLSEGGTPPKFLIIDDGWQQIENKAKEEANCVVQEGAQFASRLTGIKENSKFQKKAQDNEQVPGLKLVVDEAKQRHDVKFVYVWHALAGYWGGVKPAADGMEHYDTALAYPVQSPGVLGNQPDIVMDSLAVHGLGLVHPKKVFNFYNELHAYLASCGVDGVKVDVQNIIETLGAGHGGRVSLTRSYHQALEASIARNFTDNGCIACMCHNTDGIYSAKQTAVVRASDDYYPRDPASHTIHISSVAYNTLFLGEFMQPDWDMFHSLHPTAEYHGAARAVGGCAIYVSDKPGNHNFDLLKKLVLPDGSVLRAQLPGRPTRDCLFVDPARDGTNLLKIWNLNKCSGVVGVFNCQGAGWCRIAKKTRIHDAAPGTLTGSIRASDVDLISQVVGPDWKGETIVYAYRSGEIVRLPQGASIPVTLKVLEYELFHICPVKEITSNISFAPIGLLNMFNSGGAVEQCDIRKDNKAESFDGEVASELTTALSENRSPTATVSLKVRGCGRFGAYCSQRPLKCTVGSVDHAFEYDSATGLVTVEIPVPQEEMYRWPIEIQV; encoded by the exons ATGACGGTCACTCCTAAGATCTCCATCAATGATGGCAACCTGGTGGTCCATGGGAAGACCATCCTGACCGGTGTGCCGGACAACATTGTGTTGACCCCTGGATCGGGAGTTGGGCTTGTTACTGGTGCATTCATCGGTGCTACGGCTTCGCACAGCAAAAGCCTCCATGTCTTCCCTGTTGGAATATTAGA GGATCTCCAGTTCATGTGCTGCTTCAGGTTCAAACTCTGGTGGATGACCCAAAGGATGGGGACATGTGGGAAAGACATTCCCCTTGAAACACAATTCATGCTTGTAGAGAGCAAGAATGGCGATGAAGGTGGAGAGGTAGATGATTCTCCAACCATCTACACTGtcttccttcctcttcttgAGGGCCCATTCCGTGCTGTTCTGCAAGGCAATGAGAAGAACGAGCTCGAGATTTGTCTTGAGAGTG GAGATACTGCAGTTGAAACCAACCAAGGTCTTCACCTTGTTTATATGCATGCTGGGACCAATCCATTTGAAGTCATCAACCAGGCTGTGAA GGCTGTGGAAAAGCACATGCAAACTTTTACTCATCGCGAGAAGAAAAAG TTGCCTTCTTTCCTCGATTGGTTTGGTTGGTGCACTTGGGATGCATTTTACACTGATGTCACTGCTGAGGGTGTTGATGAAGGACTTAATAG CCTATCTGAGGGTGGCACCCCTCCTAAATTCTTAATTATTGATGATGGCTGGCAACAAATTGAGAACAAAGCGAAGGAAGAGGCCAACTGCGTTGTGCAAGAAGGAGCTCA GTTCGCAAGTAGACTTACCGGAATTAAAGAAAACTCAAAGTTCCAGAAAAAAGCCCAGGATAATGAACAGGTTCCTGGATTGAAGCTTGTTGTAGATGAAGCCAAGCAACGACACGATGTGAA GTTTGTTTATGTGTGGCATGCCCTCGCTGGTTACTGGGGTGGTGTGAAGCCAGCTGCTGATGGAATGGAACACTACGACACGGCTCTGGCTTATCCGGTTCAGTCGCCAGGTGTTCTTGGAAACCAACCCGATATAGTGATGGACAGTTTGGCCGTTCACGGCCTTGGGCTGGTCCATCCAAAGAAAGTTTTCAACTTCTACAATGAGCTTCACGCCTACCTGGCTTCCTGCGGTGTTGATGGAGTGAAAGTTGATGTTCAGAACATTATTGAGACTCTGGGTGCTGGTCATGGTGGAAGAGTCTCTCTCACTCGCAGCTATCACCAGGCCCTTGAGGCTTCCATTGCCCGGAACTTCACTGACAATGGGTGCATTGCTTGCATGTGCCACAACACTGATGGGATTTATAGTGCTAAGCAGACTGCTGTTGTGAGAGCCTCGGACGACTATTACCCGAGAGACCCTGCTTCCCACACCATTCACATCTCTTCTGTGGCCTACAACACACTTTTCCTCGGGGAATTCATGCAGCCAGACTGGGATATGTTCCAT AGTCTTCATCCAACAGCAGAGTATCATGGTGCTGCTCGTGCCGTCGGGGGTTGTGCAATCTATGTCAG TGATAAGCCTGGGAACCACAACTTTGATCTATTGAAGAAGCTTGTCCTGCCTGATGGATCTGTCCTCCGGGCCCAGCTGCCGGGCAGGCCTACACGGGATTGCCTCTTTGTGGATCCAGCTCGAGATGGAACCAACTTGCTCAAGATATGGAACTTGAACAAGTGCAGTGGTGTGGTCGGTGTGTTCAACTGCCAAGGGGCAGGCTGGTGCAGGATTGCAAAGAAGACTCGCATCCATGATGCTGCACCCGGTACTCTGACTGGTTCGATCCGTGCTTCTGATGTTGACCTCATCTCTCAGGTCGTGGGCCCAGATTGGAAGGGGGAGACTATAGTCTATGCATACCGATCAG GGGAGATTGTCCGGCTACCTCAAGGTGCGTCCATCCCAGTCACTCTCAAGGTTCTGGAGTATGAGCTCTTCCATATCTGCCCAGTGAAG GAGATCACCTCCAACATCTCCTTCGCCCCGATTGGCCTCTTGAACATGTTCAACAGTGGCGGGGCTGTCGAGCAGTGCGACATTCGCAAGGACAACAAAGCAGAGTCCTTCGATGGTGAAGTTGCCTCGGAGTTGACCACTGCCCTCAGTGAGAACCGCTCCCCGACAGCGACCGTCTCCCTCAAAGTGCGAGGGTGCGGGCGTTTCGGGGCTTACTGCTCTCAGCGCCCGCTGAAGTGCACTGTGGGGAGCGTGGACCATGCATTCGAGTACGACTCGGCCACGGGGCTGGTGACCGTGGAAATCCCGGTCCCACAGGAGGAGATGTACAGATGGCCGATTGAGATCCAAGTCTGA